In one window of Bizionia sp. M204 DNA:
- a CDS encoding NAD(P)/FAD-dependent oxidoreductase, translating into MNVNHSNTTMTEPACKITDEICLPDTNLPRVVIIGGGFAGLALVEKLKHKEMQVVLFDKNNFHQFQPLFYQVATSALEPDSIVFPFRKQINGYKNVLFRLAEVEEIQPSTNTIITNKGSLHFDYLVLATGTTTNFFGLDNVESHSLGMKDIRDSLNIRHMMLQNLEQAAITCDEKERDALTNFVIVGGGPAGVEMAGALAEFCKYILPKDYPEYPSSIMNIYLIEAIDELLSTMSEKASSQTLKYLKDLDVKVLLNESVSDYDGSVVTTKSGKTILAKNLIWTAGVKGQFPKGIDEKHVVKGNRLKTDLFLKVEGYENIFAIGDIAALISEDTPKGHPQVAQAAIQQGKYLGNSLLKIIKDEPVKPFEYKDKGSLATVGKRKAVADLGKFKFAGYFAWLLWSIVHLMSISGFRNKLMVGFNWVVSYFTYEKSNRLIIRNFKPNSSTNNIKN; encoded by the coding sequence ATGAACGTAAACCATTCAAATACTACTATGACAGAACCTGCTTGCAAGATAACAGATGAAATTTGCCTGCCTGATACTAATTTACCTCGTGTTGTTATTATAGGTGGTGGGTTTGCAGGTTTGGCATTGGTTGAAAAACTGAAACACAAAGAGATGCAGGTGGTACTGTTTGATAAAAACAACTTCCACCAGTTTCAGCCATTATTTTATCAGGTGGCAACGAGTGCCTTGGAGCCTGACAGTATTGTGTTTCCATTCCGAAAGCAAATCAATGGATATAAGAATGTATTGTTTCGTTTGGCTGAAGTAGAAGAAATCCAACCTTCTACAAACACCATTATAACCAATAAGGGAAGCCTTCACTTTGACTATCTTGTATTGGCAACGGGAACAACTACCAATTTTTTTGGGCTGGATAATGTCGAGTCCCATAGTCTTGGAATGAAAGACATTCGAGATTCCCTGAACATCCGACATATGATGCTTCAAAATTTGGAACAAGCTGCCATCACTTGTGATGAAAAGGAACGTGATGCCTTAACAAATTTCGTCATCGTTGGTGGTGGCCCTGCTGGCGTAGAGATGGCAGGGGCTTTAGCTGAATTCTGTAAATACATTCTTCCCAAGGATTATCCAGAATACCCTTCTTCCATTATGAACATTTATTTAATAGAAGCCATTGATGAATTGTTAAGTACAATGTCTGAAAAGGCATCTTCGCAAACCCTGAAATATTTGAAGGACTTGGATGTAAAGGTACTATTAAATGAATCGGTAAGCGATTATGACGGTTCCGTAGTCACAACCAAAAGTGGAAAAACCATTTTAGCCAAAAACCTCATCTGGACGGCTGGTGTTAAAGGACAGTTCCCAAAAGGCATTGATGAAAAACACGTGGTTAAGGGCAACCGCTTAAAAACAGACTTATTTTTAAAAGTAGAAGGTTACGAAAACATTTTTGCTATAGGTGATATAGCAGCGCTAATTTCTGAAGATACACCCAAAGGACATCCACAAGTAGCCCAAGCAGCTATTCAACAAGGAAAATATCTGGGGAATTCATTACTAAAAATTATTAAAGATGAACCTGTAAAACCTTTCGAATATAAAGACAAAGGTTCATTGGCCACAGTAGGAAAACGCAAGGCAGTAGCCGATTTGGGTAAATTCAAATTTGCAGGCTATTTCGCCTGGTTGCTATGGTCTATCGTACACCTTATGTCTATAAGTGGGTTCAGAAACAAATTGATGGTGGGTTTTAATTGGGTGGTAAGCTATTTCACATATGAAAAGAGCAATCGTTTGATTATTAGAAATTTTAAACCGAATTCATCAACTAATAATATAAAGAACTAA